In Oxyura jamaicensis isolate SHBP4307 breed ruddy duck chromosome 28 unlocalized genomic scaffold, BPBGC_Ojam_1.0 oxy28_random_OJ66, whole genome shotgun sequence, one genomic interval encodes:
- the LOC118158442 gene encoding perilipin-3-like isoform X3, producing the protein MSAENTAPAEAEREAQSVVSRVANLALVSSARGAVSTAYASTKESHPYIRSVCDVAEKGVKTLTAAAVSGAQPLLTKLEPQISTANEYACKGLDKLEEKLPILQQPTEMVVAGTRELVSSTVTGAREAVSGAVGLARGAVQGSVERTRRALSTGISTVAGSRVGQLLATGAGTVLEKSEELVEHYLPRTDEEPAPVADGTAAASLEQQRRRQSCFVRVGSLSAKLRHRALRRSLGELQRARHSAQHALAQLQRVIELIEQGMDGSLRGARQHLHRMWLEWSRQDGVPMEDSQVEARTLAMLRGLLQQLQAACARLAASARGLPGSVQDTAGHVRHGVEGVHASLARARSFHDLSDMVLAQSRETVTRAQLSIDEFIEYVGQHAPLPWLVGPFAPALVEYPEDSPVEMAKWNGCVTVGGGHRAPPAPQSCSGR; encoded by the exons atGTCAGCCGAAAATACGGCGCCGGCGGAGGCCGAGCGGGAGGCGCAG AGCGTGGTGAGTCGGGTGGCCAACCTGGCCCTGGTGAGCTCTGCCCGCGGCGCCGTGTCCACCGCCTACGCCTCCACCAAGGAGAGCCACCCCTACATCCGCTCGGTGTGCGACGTGGCCGAAAAGGGGGTGAAGACCCTGACGGCGGCGGCGGTCAGCGGGGCCCAGCCCCTCCTCACCAAGCTGGAGCCGCAGA TTTCCACTGCCAACGAGTATGCCTGCAAGGGGCTGGAcaagctggaggagaagctgcccatcctgcagcagcccacggAGATG GTGGTCGCAGGGACCAGGGAGCTGGTGTCGTCCACCGTGACGGGCGCGAGGGAGGCCGTGAGCGGGGCAGTGGGCCTGGCCCGCGGGGCCGTGCAGGGCAGCGTGGAGAGGACCCGGCGGGCGCTGAGCACCGGCATCAGCACCGTGGCGGGCTCCCgcgtggggcagctgctggcgaCGGGGGCGGGCACGGTGCTGGAGAAGTcagaggagctggtggagcACTACCTGCCCAGGACGGACGAGGAGCCGG CCCCGGTGGCGGACGGCACCGCGGCGGCCTCGCTGGAGCAGCAGAGGCGGCGGCAGAGCTGCTTCGTGCGCGTGGGCTCGCTCTCGGCCAAGCTGCGGCACCGAGCCCTGCGTCGCTCGCTGGGCGAGCTGCAACGGGCCCGGCACAGCGCGCAGCACGCCCTGGCCCAGCTCCAGCGTGTCATCGAGCTG ATTGAGCAGGGCATGGACGGGTCCCTGCGCGGCGCCCGGCAGCACCTGCACCGCATGTGGCTCGAGTGGAGCCGGCAGGACGGCGTGCCCATGGAGGACAGCCAg GTGGAGGCGCGGACGCTGGCCATGCtgcgggggctgctgcagcaactGCAGGCCGCCTGCGCCCGCCTCGCCGCCAGcgcccgggggctgccgggcagCGTGCAGGACACGGCCGGGCACGTGCGGCACGGCGTGGAGGGCGTGCACGCCTCCCTGGCGCGCGCCCGCTCCTTCCACGACCTGTCGGACATGGTGCTGGCGCAGAGCCGCGAGACGGTGACGCGGGCGCAGCTGAGCATCGACGAGTTCATCGAGTACGTGGGGCAGCACGCGCCCCTGCCCTGGCTCGTGGGGCCGTTCGCCCCAGCCCTCGTCGAGTACCCGGAGGACAGCCCCGTGGAGATGGCCAAGTGGAACGGCTGCGTGACCGTGGGTGGGGGGCACCGGGCGCCCCCTGCCCCGCAGTCGTGCAGCGGGCGCTGA
- the LOC118158442 gene encoding perilipin-3-like isoform X2 translates to MSAENTAPAEAEREAQSVVSRVANLALVSSARGAVSTAYASTKESHPYIRSVCDVAEKGVKTLTAAAVSGAQPLLTKLEPQISTANEYACKGLDKLEEKLPILQQPTEMVVAGTRELVSSTVTGAREAVSGAVGLARGAVQGSVERTRRALSTGISTVAGSRVGQLLATGAGTVLEKSEELVEHYLPRTDEEPAAPVADGTAAASLEQQRRRQSCFVRVGSLSAKLRHRALRRSLGELQRARHSAQHALAQLQRVIELIEQGMDGSLRGARQHLHRMWLEWSRQDGVPMEDSQVEARTLAMLRGLLQQLQAACARLAASARGLPGSVQDTAGHVRHGVEGVHASLARARSFHDLSDMVLAQSRETVTRAQLSIDEFIEYVGQHAPLPWLVGPFAPALVEYPEDSPVEMAKWNGCVTVGGGHRAPPAPQSCSGR, encoded by the exons atGTCAGCCGAAAATACGGCGCCGGCGGAGGCCGAGCGGGAGGCGCAG AGCGTGGTGAGTCGGGTGGCCAACCTGGCCCTGGTGAGCTCTGCCCGCGGCGCCGTGTCCACCGCCTACGCCTCCACCAAGGAGAGCCACCCCTACATCCGCTCGGTGTGCGACGTGGCCGAAAAGGGGGTGAAGACCCTGACGGCGGCGGCGGTCAGCGGGGCCCAGCCCCTCCTCACCAAGCTGGAGCCGCAGA TTTCCACTGCCAACGAGTATGCCTGCAAGGGGCTGGAcaagctggaggagaagctgcccatcctgcagcagcccacggAGATG GTGGTCGCAGGGACCAGGGAGCTGGTGTCGTCCACCGTGACGGGCGCGAGGGAGGCCGTGAGCGGGGCAGTGGGCCTGGCCCGCGGGGCCGTGCAGGGCAGCGTGGAGAGGACCCGGCGGGCGCTGAGCACCGGCATCAGCACCGTGGCGGGCTCCCgcgtggggcagctgctggcgaCGGGGGCGGGCACGGTGCTGGAGAAGTcagaggagctggtggagcACTACCTGCCCAGGACGGACGAGGAGCCGG CGGCCCCGGTGGCGGACGGCACCGCGGCGGCCTCGCTGGAGCAGCAGAGGCGGCGGCAGAGCTGCTTCGTGCGCGTGGGCTCGCTCTCGGCCAAGCTGCGGCACCGAGCCCTGCGTCGCTCGCTGGGCGAGCTGCAACGGGCCCGGCACAGCGCGCAGCACGCCCTGGCCCAGCTCCAGCGTGTCATCGAGCTG ATTGAGCAGGGCATGGACGGGTCCCTGCGCGGCGCCCGGCAGCACCTGCACCGCATGTGGCTCGAGTGGAGCCGGCAGGACGGCGTGCCCATGGAGGACAGCCAg GTGGAGGCGCGGACGCTGGCCATGCtgcgggggctgctgcagcaactGCAGGCCGCCTGCGCCCGCCTCGCCGCCAGcgcccgggggctgccgggcagCGTGCAGGACACGGCCGGGCACGTGCGGCACGGCGTGGAGGGCGTGCACGCCTCCCTGGCGCGCGCCCGCTCCTTCCACGACCTGTCGGACATGGTGCTGGCGCAGAGCCGCGAGACGGTGACGCGGGCGCAGCTGAGCATCGACGAGTTCATCGAGTACGTGGGGCAGCACGCGCCCCTGCCCTGGCTCGTGGGGCCGTTCGCCCCAGCCCTCGTCGAGTACCCGGAGGACAGCCCCGTGGAGATGGCCAAGTGGAACGGCTGCGTGACCGTGGGTGGGGGGCACCGGGCGCCCCCTGCCCCGCAGTCGTGCAGCGGGCGCTGA
- the LOC118158442 gene encoding perilipin-3-like isoform X1, with protein sequence MSAENTAPAEAEREAQSVVSRVANLALVSSARGAVSTAYASTKESHPYIRSVCDVAEKGVKTLTAAAVSGAQPLLTKLEPQISTANEYACKGLDKLEEKLPILQQPTEMVVAGTRELVSSTVTGAREAVSGAVGLARGAVQGSVERTRRALSTGISTVAGSRVGQLLATGAGTVLEKSEELVEHYLPRTDEEPGWLSPARPAAAPVADGTAAASLEQQRRRQSCFVRVGSLSAKLRHRALRRSLGELQRARHSAQHALAQLQRVIELIEQGMDGSLRGARQHLHRMWLEWSRQDGVPMEDSQVEARTLAMLRGLLQQLQAACARLAASARGLPGSVQDTAGHVRHGVEGVHASLARARSFHDLSDMVLAQSRETVTRAQLSIDEFIEYVGQHAPLPWLVGPFAPALVEYPEDSPVEMAKWNGCVTVGGGHRAPPAPQSCSGR encoded by the exons atGTCAGCCGAAAATACGGCGCCGGCGGAGGCCGAGCGGGAGGCGCAG AGCGTGGTGAGTCGGGTGGCCAACCTGGCCCTGGTGAGCTCTGCCCGCGGCGCCGTGTCCACCGCCTACGCCTCCACCAAGGAGAGCCACCCCTACATCCGCTCGGTGTGCGACGTGGCCGAAAAGGGGGTGAAGACCCTGACGGCGGCGGCGGTCAGCGGGGCCCAGCCCCTCCTCACCAAGCTGGAGCCGCAGA TTTCCACTGCCAACGAGTATGCCTGCAAGGGGCTGGAcaagctggaggagaagctgcccatcctgcagcagcccacggAGATG GTGGTCGCAGGGACCAGGGAGCTGGTGTCGTCCACCGTGACGGGCGCGAGGGAGGCCGTGAGCGGGGCAGTGGGCCTGGCCCGCGGGGCCGTGCAGGGCAGCGTGGAGAGGACCCGGCGGGCGCTGAGCACCGGCATCAGCACCGTGGCGGGCTCCCgcgtggggcagctgctggcgaCGGGGGCGGGCACGGTGCTGGAGAAGTcagaggagctggtggagcACTACCTGCCCAGGACGGACGAGGAGCCGG GGTGGCTCTCACCCGCTCGCCCCGCAGCGGCCCCGGTGGCGGACGGCACCGCGGCGGCCTCGCTGGAGCAGCAGAGGCGGCGGCAGAGCTGCTTCGTGCGCGTGGGCTCGCTCTCGGCCAAGCTGCGGCACCGAGCCCTGCGTCGCTCGCTGGGCGAGCTGCAACGGGCCCGGCACAGCGCGCAGCACGCCCTGGCCCAGCTCCAGCGTGTCATCGAGCTG ATTGAGCAGGGCATGGACGGGTCCCTGCGCGGCGCCCGGCAGCACCTGCACCGCATGTGGCTCGAGTGGAGCCGGCAGGACGGCGTGCCCATGGAGGACAGCCAg GTGGAGGCGCGGACGCTGGCCATGCtgcgggggctgctgcagcaactGCAGGCCGCCTGCGCCCGCCTCGCCGCCAGcgcccgggggctgccgggcagCGTGCAGGACACGGCCGGGCACGTGCGGCACGGCGTGGAGGGCGTGCACGCCTCCCTGGCGCGCGCCCGCTCCTTCCACGACCTGTCGGACATGGTGCTGGCGCAGAGCCGCGAGACGGTGACGCGGGCGCAGCTGAGCATCGACGAGTTCATCGAGTACGTGGGGCAGCACGCGCCCCTGCCCTGGCTCGTGGGGCCGTTCGCCCCAGCCCTCGTCGAGTACCCGGAGGACAGCCCCGTGGAGATGGCCAAGTGGAACGGCTGCGTGACCGTGGGTGGGGGGCACCGGGCGCCCCCTGCCCCGCAGTCGTGCAGCGGGCGCTGA